From the Peromyscus leucopus breed LL Stock chromosome 8b, UCI_PerLeu_2.1, whole genome shotgun sequence genome, one window contains:
- the Ctns gene encoding cystinosin, with translation MMRNWLFILTLFLLKSIEKCESTVSLSVPPTVKLENGSSTNVSITLGHPLNTTLVITFEITFHSKNLTILELPDEVVVPPGEKNASFQVTSQNVGQVTVYLHGNHSNQTCPRIRFLVIHSRIVSIINQVIGWIYFMAWSVSFYPQVIQNWRRKSVVGLSFDFLALNLTGFVAYSVFNIGLLWVPYIQEQFLLKYPNGVNPVDNNDVFFSLHAVALTLIIILQCCLYERGNQRVSWPSVGFLVLAWLFVLVTMIVAAVGVTTWLQFLFCFSYIKLVITLIKYFPQAYMNFYYKSTEGWSIGGVLLDFTGGSFSLLQMFLQSYNNDEWTLIFGDPTKFGLGVFTIFFDVVFFIQHYCLYRKKPGLQAAHTGPTANPDRTGQQVCSRWPCPKPPVFLGAA, from the exons ATGATGAGGAATTGGCTGTTTATTTTGACCCTTTTCCTCTTGAAGTCCATAGAGAAATGTG AGTCAACTGTCAGTCTCAGTGTGCCTCCCACTGTGAAGCTGGAAAATGGCAGTTCAACCAACGTCAGCATCACCCTTGG GCATCCATTAAATACAACCTTGGTGATCACTTTTGAAATCACGTTTCATTCAAAAAATCTCACTATTCTGGAGCTTCCTGATGAA GTCGTAGTGCCTCCCGGAGAGAAGAATGCCTCTTTCCAAGTGACTTCTCAAAACGTTGGACAAGTGACTGTTTATCTGCATGGAAACCATTCCAACCAGACCTG CCCCAGGATTCGGTTCTTGGTGATCCACAGCAGAATCGTCAGCATCATAAACCAGGTGATTGGCTGGATCTACTTCATGGCCTGGTCCGTCTCCTTCTACCCACAGGTGATCCAGAACTGGAGGCGGAAAAG TGTCGTTGGTCTCAGCTTTGACTTCTTAGCCCTGAACTTGACAGGCTTCGTGGCCTACAGTGTTTTCAACATCGGTCTTTTGTGGGTGCCCTACATTCAG GAACAGTTTCTCCTCAAATACCCCAACGGCGTGAACCCTGTCGACAATAATGATGTCTTCTTCAGCCTACATGCAGTGGCCCTCACTCTGATTATTATCCTGCAATGCTGCCTATATGAG CGAGGCAACCAGCGCGTGTCGTGGCCCTCTGTTGGCTTCCTGGTACTCGCGTGGCTCTTTGTGTTAGTCACCATGATTGTGGCTGCAGTCGGTGtgaccacatggctacagttcctcttctgcttctcctaCATCAAGCTCGTCATCACGCTGATCAAGTATTTTCCACAG GCCTACATGAACTTTTACTACAAAAGCACCGAGGGCTGGAGCATTGGCGGCGTGCTCCTGGACTTCACAGGGGGCAGCTTCAGCCTCCTCCAGATGTTCCTCCAGTCTTACAATAACG ACGAATGGACGTTGATCTTTGGAGACCCAACCAAGTTCGGACTTGGCGTCTTCACCATCTTCTTTGATGTTGTCTTCTTCATCCAGCACTACTGTTTGTACAGAAAGAAACCGGG GCttcaggcagcacacacaggtCCGACAGCCAACCCAGACAGAACTGGGCAGCAGGTTTGCAGCCGATGGCCTTGTCCCAAACCACCAGTGTTTCTGGGAGCAGCTTGA